The DNA segment CTCAAGGGCGAGGTCGATGCGTACGCTCGCACGCGAACCTCGCGGTCGCTGTACGAACTCCGCCACGCGACGGTCACGGCGCTGTTGATCGCCCGGGCCGCGAGCGAGAACAGAGAGAGCCTCGGCACCCACTACCTCGTCAACGAAGCGAGCGCGGACTGACAGCATGCTCACCGACAGCAAAATAGAGTCCTGGCTCCGGGAGGATCTGGGCCATCACGACGTGACGAACGCGGTACCGGGCGTGACTGAGGGTCGACTCCTCGCCAACGAAGCCGGCGTCGTCGCGGGACTGGACGCCGCTCGTGCGGTCTTCGAGTACCTCGGCGTCGACGTCGAGACGCCGGTCGAACCCGGCGATTGGATCGAGGCCGGTGATGTCGTCCTCCGGACAGACGGACCTGCTCGCGAGACGCTGCGGGGCGAGCGCGTCGCGGTCAACGTCGCCGGCCACGCCTCGGGTATCGCGACCAAAACGCGCCGGGCAGTCGACGCTGCTCAGGCAGTCGAGGATAGCGTCCGGATCGCCTGCACGCGCAAGACGACGCCCGGCCTTCGGGGGATCGAGAAGCGCGCGGTCGTCGCCGGCGGCGGCGACACCCATCGGCTGGACCTCTCGCATATGGTGATGGTCAAGGACAATCACGTCGCCGAGATGGGGCTCCCGGGCGCGATCGAGCATTTCCGGAAGCAGGCGTCCTTCACAACGAAGATCGAGGTCGAGGTCGAATCCCCGGACGACGCCCCGCGAGCGGCCGAAGCCGGCGCTGACATCGTCCTGCTGGACAATATGGATCCGGAGATGACCGCCCGAGCCGTCGGGTTGCTCCGTGATGTCGAGTCAGACGTGCTCGCGGACGCCTCGGGCGGGATCACCGTCGACGACGTGCCTGCCTACGCCGCGACGGGCGTGGACGTCATCTCGATGGGGTCGCTGACCCACTCGGCGGCGACGCTGGATCTGTCCTTTCGGACGGGCTGATGCCGTCCGGATTCACCTAATTCGAGGCGGAGGCCCCACCCTCAAGGAGTCGTGCGAGAATCGAAGATTCTCGTGATCCCGAAAATCGGAGATTTTCGGACGACGCCGGGCTTCCGGCCCCGGCGGAAGCACAAGCGAGTAGGGTGGGGAGGACAGCGAGGGATCGAAGATCCCTCGGGCCGTGCGAACGGGCCTGCGGCCCGTGAGCAGAAGCCGACCCAGTACTGACCACTCTCCAGACTATTGCCTACTAACCCCCAACTATTAAGTAACCACAATTAGATATATGAAAATATTGTGGAGTACCGTCGTACCGCCGTTATCAAGCTCGACACGCCCGAAGGCGCGGATAAACATCTGCGGGAGACTATCGAGCAATTCAAATACTGTTCCAACACCGCGAGCGAGTGGTGCTGGCACGGTGACGACGGCTACCACGTCACATCCAAGGCGAAGGCCGAAGATGCGCTGTACGACCAACTACGCGAGGACACGGAGTTGACCGCGAATCTCGTCCAGAAAGGGATTCATCAGGCCGTCGAATCCATCAAGAGCGGCGTCGAACGGCTCAAAAACGACCAAGATACGTCCCGTCCGAAATTCACGGCGGATACCGCCGTCTACGACAAGCGAAGTGCCACGTTCCACCGCGACCACGTTTCGCTATCGACACCGGACGGGCGAATCGAGTGCGATTATATTCTCCCTGAAAATCCCAAGACACCGCCGACGAAGTACGTCGCCAACGAGGACTACGAGTTTCGGCGGGCAACACTACATCGGCGCGACGGTGACTGGTATCTCCATGCGTCGATGCTCAAAGAGGACGACGACACCGAACCCACCACCGGGCACAGAACAGTCCTCGGTGTGGACCTCGGTGTGAACCAACTCGCAGTCGCTTCGACCGGACGGTTCTGGTCGGCAGACGAGTTCACCCACTGAAGCAAGAGTACGAACAGCGGCGGGGCGACCTCCAGCAGTGTGGAACACGGGCGGCACACGACGCGATAGCAGGTGTCGAGCGCAAGGAGGACGGACGCTTCGAGATATTCCTGCATCGTGTCGCCAACGAAATCGTTGCTGAGGCCGTCGAACACGACTGTTCGC comes from the Halapricum desulfuricans genome and includes:
- the nadC gene encoding carboxylating nicotinate-nucleotide diphosphorylase, with translation MLTDSKIESWLREDLGHHDVTNAVPGVTEGRLLANEAGVVAGLDAARAVFEYLGVDVETPVEPGDWIEAGDVVLRTDGPARETLRGERVAVNVAGHASGIATKTRRAVDAAQAVEDSVRIACTRKTTPGLRGIEKRAVVAGGGDTHRLDLSHMVMVKDNHVAEMGLPGAIEHFRKQASFTTKIEVEVESPDDAPRAAEAGADIVLLDNMDPEMTARAVGLLRDVESDVLADASGGITVDDVPAYAATGVDVISMGSLTHSAATLDLSFRTG